In Aspergillus oryzae RIB40 DNA, chromosome 6, one genomic interval encodes:
- a CDS encoding uncharacterized protein (predicted protein), which yields MSITPIITFKAGICDLETSGDNSTVKPKPTPGYIYLYSEDELVHFCWRPRTAPHTEPELDLVMVPSDGTFTPYKPAGNANPTNGRIYVLKFSSSSQRYLFWLQSKSQHEGEDPSWFSPRDLKLGDIVNTLLQGEDVDVEHEIANLPRGPSDGDDETMEDVEGVDHNPNHNHGGNSGGAGPDATGGDIREEGEESREGGADGGRAAAADSDPSSVVQSFLQSLQRNSSQSQDPDKPFTTLQDLLPPAATLPFLEAADDKTVDNLLSFLPPALLLLAQDVEDVSSIDDPELTEAVMASLDLSQKKNILRKVLHSPQFSQSLASLTVAIRDGGLPSISEALKIPVENGGFMRRGGVPLGGGDAVEAFLQGVRNHVKDSDKENQMETD from the exons ATGTCTATAACTCCGATCATCACGTTCAAAGCGGGTATCTGTGACTTGGAG ACATCCGGCGATAACTCTACAGTTAAGCCAAAGCCTACCCCCGGTTACATTTATCTCTACTCCGAAGATGAGCTAGTACACTTCTGTTGGCGCCCTCGGACTGCTCCTCACACGGAGCCCGAATTGGACCTGGTGATGGTTCCATCTGATGGAACTTTTACTCCCTATAAGCCAGCCGGGAATGCGAATCCTACGAACGGTCGGATCTACGTACTGAAGTTCTCATCCAGCTCTCAACGGTATCTCTTCTGGCTACAGTCCAAGTCTCAacacgaaggagaagaccCTAGCTGGTTCAGCCCCAGGGATCTCAAGCTTGGAGACATTGTCAACACGCTACTTCAAGGCGAGGATGTAGATGTGGAACACGAAATTGCCAACCTCCCTAGAGGCCCGtctgatggtgatgatgagacTATGGAGGATGTCGAGGGTGTGGACCATAACCCCAATCATAACCACGGTGGCAACAGTGGTGGTGCCGGTCCGGATGCAACTGGAGGAGATAttagagaagaaggcgaggaaTCGCGGGAGGGTGGTGCCGACGGTGGAAGAGC GGCGGCTGCTGATTCAGATCCCTCCTCTGTCGTGCAGAGCTTTTTGCAGTCTTTACAAAGAAATTCGAGCCAGTCCCAGGACCCCGACAAACCGTTTACTACCCTACAAGATCTTCTACCACCGGCAGCTACACTCCCTTTCCTAGAGGCTGCAGATGATAAAACTGTTGATAATCTCTTGAGCTTTTTACCGCCCGCATTGCTCCTCTTGGCACAAGATGTAGAGGATGTGTCTTCTATTGATGACCCTGAACTGACCGAAGCCGTCATGGCATCTCTTGACCTTTcacaaaagaagaatattctgAGAAAAGTCCTGCACTCGCCCCAATTCAGCCAAAGCCTTGCAAGTTTGACAGTGGCTATCAGAGACGGTGGATTACCGAGCATTAGTGAAGCCCTCAAGATCCCAGTTGAAAATGGAGGATTTATGCGTAGAGGAGGAGTCCCACTaggcggtggtgatgctgttgagGCTTTTCTCCAAGGCGTTCGGAATCATGTTAAAGACTCGGATAAGGAAAACCAGATGGAAACCGATTGA
- a CDS encoding 60S ribosomal protein eL6 (60s ribosomal protein L6) — MSETKQFGKGQRTVPAQKAQKWYPVDDESQPKKVRKAVRPTKLRESLQPGTILILLAGRFRGKRVVLLKHLDQGVLLVTGPFKINGVPLRRVNARYVIATSTRIDISGVDAQTVEKVSTPDYFTKEKKAEKKTEEAFFKQGEKPEVASARASDQKAIDQSILASVKKENFLGSYLASTFSLRNGDKPHEMKW, encoded by the exons ATGTCGGAGACGAAGCAGTTTGGAAAGGGCCAGAGGACCGTGCCGGCTCAGAAGGCCCAGAAATGGTACCCCGTTGATGACGAGTCGCAGCCTAAGAAA GTCCGCAAGGCTGTTCGTCCCACCAAGCTCCGGGAAAGCCTCCAGCCCGGTACTATCTTGATCCTCCTCGCCGGTCGCTTCCGTGGCAAGCGTGTTGTCCTCCTCAAGCACCTTGACCAGGGtgtcctcctcgtcaccgGCCCCTTCAAGATCAACGGTGTTCCCCTTCGTCGTGTCAACGCCCGCTATGTGATCGCCACCAGCACCCGCATCGACATCAGCGGCGTCGACGCTCAGACCGTCGAGAAGGTCTCCACTCCCGACTACTTcaccaaggagaagaaggccgagaagaagaccgaggaggcTTTCTTCAAGCAGGGAGAGAAGCCCGAG gttgcCAGCGCTCGCGCCAGCGACCAGAAGGCCATTGACCAGTCCATCCTGGCATCCGTCAAGAAGGAGAACTTCCTTGGCAGCTACCTCGCCAGCACTTTCAGCCTCCGCAACGGTGACAAGCCCCACGAGATGAAGTGGTAA
- a CDS encoding sterol desaturase family protein (predicted protein) encodes MPAMFFRFHMLTYLLYLTVISIEETFAFSGYSVMPTSFFLGGIARRMDMHLLSGAEGNFGPWGILDWICGTTVGGDEDEEELEEALRLLMQCAVRIYGSCSRRLGYVP; translated from the exons ATGCCTGCCATGTTCTTCCGCTTCCATATGCTTACGTACCTCCTCTACCTCACCGTGATATCCATCGAGGAGACATTCGCCTTCTCCGGGTACTCTGTTATGCCGACGAGCTTCTTCCTGGGCGGGATCGCTCGCAGGATGGATATGCATTTGCTCAGTGGGGCGGAAGGGAATTTCGGCCCGTGGGGGATCCTCGATTGGATTTGTGGGACTACTGTgggaggagatgaggatgaggaggagttggaggaggcTCTGa GGTTGCTGATGCAATGTGCTGTACGGATATACGGGTCATGTTCTAGAAGGTTGGGGTATGTGCCCTAA
- a CDS encoding uncharacterized protein (predicted protein) — MDALLSLPVLSLFLVPTISSYSTSLNIIFFYMTWTTLVLSHPPLRVELFGTAAVRLLFFLLPSLLFFLFDILTPSAAVVVKAQGEAGLPSGSKRGKVRMKDLKVAGWAILNILLGFAAQAAIEEVRTELIGMRSALRVSMKLPMPWEMVKDLLRGLLARERTIMKHRKAKEKALE, encoded by the exons ATGGACGCGCTCCTCTCATTACCAGTGCTTTCTCTATTCCTGGTCCCCACGATCTCCTCATATAGCACGAGTCTCAATATAATCTTCTTCTACATGACATGGACGACCCTCGTGCTGTCGCATCCTCCGCTCCGAGTCGAACTATTCGGCACCGCAGCTGTGCGACTCCTGTTCTTTCTACTTCCGTCGCTGCTGTTCTTCCTATTCGATATTCTGACCCCCTCCGCGGCTGTTGTTGTAAAAGCGCAGGGCGAAGCTGGTCTCCCGTCAGGAAGTAAACGGGGGAAAGTCAGAATGAAGGatctcaaggttgcgggATGGGCCATTCTCAACATATTGTTGGGCTTCGCGGCACAGGCCGCGATAGAAGAAGTCCGGACAGAGTTAATCGGGATGCGGAGTGCATTAAGGGTCTCGATGAAGTTACCGATGCCctgggagatggtgaaggatCTACTGCGAGGATTGTTAGCAAGAGAG AGAACCATAATGAAACAccgcaaggccaaggaaaaAGCTCTAGAGTAA
- the ksrA gene encoding 3-dehydrosphinganine reductase (predicted 3-ketosphinganine reductase): MVSRIFPGLKMLGFGPQQNEFVVEGRTVVITGGSEGMGKAVACQLAAKGANVVLVARTVKKLQDALDDVKVNRYVQKFHYISADLTNAAQCEQIIEEVTEWNYGLPPDVVWCCAGYCNPGFFVDTPVQTLRDQMDTVYWTAANTAHATLRKWLVPVPPSQQTTNPRRHLIFTCSTLAFVPIAGYGPYSPAKAAIRSLSDTLNQEIEMYNGTRQSKSQINATPADVKVHTVFPMGILSPGFDNEQKLKPELTKQLEAADKPQTPNEVARIAIAALERGEYLITTMFVGHVMKGSAMGGSPRNSTVRDTLTSWLSSLAFLQVVPDLRKQAWNWGMKNGIPSSRTSE; the protein is encoded by the exons ATGGTTTCTAGGATATTTCCCggcttgaagatgctggGTTTCGGACCTCAGCAGAACGAATTCGTTGTGGAGGGCAGG ACCGTGGTGATTACGGGTGGCTCTGAGGGTATGGGCAAGGCTGTCGCATGTCAGCTTGCCGCAAAGGGTGCGAACGTTGTTCTCGTTGCACGAACAGTCAAGAAGCTTCAGGATGCGCTTGATGATGTTAAGGTAAACCGCTATGT GCAAAAGTTCCATTATATCAGTGCCGATCTTACGAACGCCGCGCAATGCGAGCAGATCATTGAAGAGGTCACTGAGTGGAATTATGGGCTTCCTCCTGATGTCGTGTGGTGCTGTGCAGGTTACTGCAACCCTGGATTCTTCGTTGACACTCCAGTCCAAACGCTCAGAGATCAGATGGACACGGTCTATTGGACTGCGGCGAACACCGCCCATGCGACACTTAGAAAGTGGCTTGTACCTGTCCCTCCAAGCCAACAGACGACAAACCCACGAAGACACCTTATCTTTACATGTTCTACACTAGCTTTTGTGCCGATCGCCGGGTACGGGCCTTATTCTCCTGCAAAGGCGGCAATTCGTTCTCTATCCGACACCCTCAATCAGGAGATTGAGATGTATAACGGCACCCGTCAATCAAAATCGCAAATTAATGCTACTCCTGCCGATGTCAAGGTTCACACGGTTTTCCCAATGGGAATTCTTAGCCCCGGTTTTGACAACGAACAGAAGCTGAAGCCTGAGTTAACAAAACAACTGGAGGCTGCTGACAAGCCACAAACTCCTAACGAGGTTGCGAGAATAGCGATTGCAGCTCTGGAAAGAGGCGAATACCTTATCACGACTATGTTTGTTGGTCATGTAATGAAGGGGAGCGCCATGGGAGGCAGCCCAAGGAACTCTACTGTCCGCGATACATTGACCAGCTGGCTCAGTAGCTTGGCATTCTTGCAAGTAGTCCCTGATCTTCGAAAGCAGGCCTGGAACTGGGGTATGAAGAACGGCATCCCGTCGTCCCGAACGTCGGAGTAA